GTCTCTTGCGTCTTAATCTGCTAAATCCGCTTAGGATATGTTTTGATGAAATCGCCTAAGATGAAAGCATCCCGATAGAACTTGTCGGGATACGATTGCCAATACATATAGTATTTTGTTAATATAATATTCAGTCTTTTTTACGTTTATGTCAAGAAAAAAGTAAACGTTTCTTGAATATAATTTCATATTTTACAATGAAAAGTAGCCGAATTTATCAAAAGTGTTATAGTTTTATATCTAAAAAATCCGCCTTAGCGCTTTTACTCAATAAAATCATCAAACAATGATTTTTTTACTTGACCATCGACTCATTTTGATGTTTTGATAATTATCACTTGCAATTATTCCTATAGAATTCTATCGTTTGTTCTCAAATTCCGTTGCCGCACCCTGTGAAAATTTAACTTGACTCAATCAGTGAAACTATGAGATGTATCGCAGTGGGCAATAAAAAAGGCGGCGTGGGAAAATCGACCATCGCCGTCCATTTAGGGTGCGAATTCGCATCCCGCAATCGTTCGGTTACGCTCTATGACGCCGACGAACAAGGCACCTCGTCCAATTGGTGTGCGCGGGGCAATCTAGCCATCCAGTGCAAAACCGTCCCCATCGAACATCCTGACCAAGCGAAACAGTTTATCCACCAAATCAAATCCGATCAATCGGACATCGTCATAATTGACCTGCCGCCCCACACCCGCGAAGCCACCGAAGCGGCCATCGCCGTCTGCGACCTGATCCTCATCCCGGTTACGCCCTCCGGCGCAGATTTCACCTCAACTGGCAAAGCCCTGGCTCTGGTTCAAGAAGGCCGAACCTACCGCAACGGCGCGCCAAAAGCCTTGCTGGTTCCCTCGCGGGTCGACCGTCGCACCGCCTTCGGCAAAGAAATTTCGGCGTCTTTGGCAGAATTCAATGAAACCGTTGGCCCCGAGATCGGCCAGCGCAGCGCCTTTATCGACAGCTTTGGCCTTGCCGATTGGGTCGGCCGTAGCGACCCGAAATCAAAAGCCTATCATGAGATTCAATTATTGACCGACAAGGTCGAGGAGATTTTGAAATGAGTAAAAGCCGCTTGAAAGATTTCAGCAACATTGCGGATGACGCTTCAACATCCAGTACGCAAGAAGAAATGGTGATTGAAGCGGAAGTCGTTTCAAAAGAGACCATCTCCACCAAAGACGACCGCGCCATGAAAATCGTAAAAAGAAACATGTATTGGTCGATGGGCGTCAGCCTGCTGCCGTTTCCGCTGATTGATCTGGTCGCAATTACCGCATTCCAAGTACGCTCCATTCAGCAGTTGTCTGATTTTTATGACATCCCCTTTTCAGATCACCGCGTCAAAAACATCATCGGCGCCCTGGTGAGCGGTTTGGGTTCAGCCTATTTGGGCGGCTTGCTTTCGCGCAGTTTTATCAAATCGCTCCCGTTTGTCGGCAACGCGGTCAGCATGGCCAGTATGCCGATTGCCACCGGGGCGATGACTTACGCCATAGGAAAAGTATTCGTCCAACACTTTGAATCCGGCGGCACCTTCTTAAACTTCGAGCCGAAAGACGTCCACCACTATTTCAAACACTATTACCAGGAAGGCCTCCAAGAAGCCGCCCAGGCAGGCCAATCCGCCTGACGCGAGATTACAATTATTCAACTAGGGGAGAGCGAACCCTGCCTGCCGCAGGCTGGCTCCTGGTGAGCCGCATTAGAACGATTGCATATTGATTCTTCGCAGCCTTGGCTCGCCACCCTGCCCAGGGGCAGAGATGATTCGTGGGGAGGGCGAACCTCCTGGTGAGCCGCATTAGAGCGATTACATATTGATTCTGCGCGGCTCGTCGGGAGACTCGCCCTCCCCACGAATGATACGAGTAGCATGAATAATCATTTACCATCAAGAAAACGGCCTGCTGACGGCAATTATTATAATTACCACAAAAGTTTGATTGTATTCATTACCATCTGCACAAAGAACCGCATTCCGTGGTTGGCAAATGAAACAGTACATCGAGATTTACTGGACATCTGGAATAGATCCACTGCATGTATTGTTGGTAAATATCTAATTATGCCTGACCATATACACCTTTTTATTTCACCAGTAATTGATGAAATTTCAGTTAAAGATTGGGTTCGGTACTGGAAATCACAATTTACAAAAAAAACAAGAACCCTGAATTCCAATGGCAATCTCATTTTTGGGATACGCGGATTAGGAATTGGAATCACTATGATGAAAAGTGGGCGTATGTCAGTGAGAACCCAGTCCGAAAAGGGTTTGTGAATTCTGCAGGCGATTGGCCTTATCAAGGTGAGATTAGCGAATTAAGCATAAACAGTTAAATAAACGCAAATAAGCATTTGAGGGGAGGGCGAACCTCCTGGTGAGCCGCATTAGAGCGTTTACATATTGATTCTGCGCGGCTCGTAGCCCCCCTTTTTAAGGGGGGGACGGCGCTGAAAGCGCAAGGGGGGATCAAACGATTGGCGTATCACATCGCAAATCTCGTCCAAAGGCTTGGGAGCCTCTCTGTGAGCGCCTGTGCAAAAGGGCCTGAAAGCCCGCACTGAAGCGAAGAGCGAGCCGCCCAAGCAGGCCACCAATATCTTGCATCTGACACGTGATTGTACATCGCGAATCTCGTCAAAAGGCTTGGGAGCCTCTCTGTGAGCGCCTGTGCAAAAGGGCCTGAAAGCCCGCACTGAAGCGAAGAGAGAGGCGCCCAAGCCTTTACGATTAGATGCAATTTTATGACGCTTCGTTCGGAACAATATAATGACGATTCGGGTATATCACACCCAATTCTCCGCCCCGCTGCCCGACGCCCAATGGCGCCGCTTGTTTGAACCGCTGCCCCCCGCCATTCAAGAGCAGATCAACCGATACAAACGCTGGCAAGACCAAACCGCCTGTCTGCTCGGTAAACGATTACTGCTTTCAGCGCTGATCGACGCGGGTTTTTCTGAGCAATGCCTGAGCGACCTTCAATACACCCAATACAACCGCCCCTATTTAGACGGGCCAGGCGATTTTAATCTGTCGCATTCCGGTGAGATTGTTGTTTGCGCAATATCTGATAGTTCCCGCCTCGGCGTTGATGTCGAATTCAACCGCTCCATCGAGTTTCAAGACTTCCAACAATATATGTCGCCCACTGAATGGCATGACATCAACGCCGCACATCAACCTCTCGAACGCTTTTACCATTATTGGACCGCCAAAGAGAGCGTCATCAAAGCTGATGGGCGCGGGTTATCCGCCCCGCTGGAGGAAGTTATCATCAAGCCGCCCCTCGCGATGTTAAGCGAAACCACTTGGCGCCTGCATCCATTGAAAATCGCGAAGGCTCATACTTGCCACCTTGCGACGGATGACTGCGACCAGCAAATCTGCTTGTTACCGCTAGATTTTAACAATATGTCATGTTAAATATGACAAGTTGAATAAAGTATCAATTTTACTTGACAACCCCGGTGTACTGGATTACTTTAGAACAGCGCTATTTAGCAGCACCTTTGAGAATCCATGCTGAAAACGACACGTTCATCAGCAGACCGCCTGCTCAAATACGTCATAGACTCATGCGAATTGAAGCAGGAAAAATGTGAAATAAAACAATTGCATAATTTCAAATCTACTTTATAATGCCTTCCACTTATAAAGTAAAATACGAAGATAAAAAGACTTACATATAAAAGAGGAGAAACAAAATGGCAGCCACTCCAGAATTACAGCCAAGCGGTCATCTCGATGAGGCCCGCAAAATCGTTCGCAAAAATATGTATTGGGCTATGGGCATCGGCGCCGTCCCTGTCCCCATCGTTGATCTCGTTGGCATCGCCGCTTTTCAGGTCAAAGCCATCAAAGAATTGTCTGACCTCTACGGCGTTACGTTTTATGAGCACAAAGTAAAGAACGTCATCGCCTCGTTGGTGTCGGGTTTCACCGCGCCGTACGTCGCAGGCTTTTTGTTTAGCAGCGTCGTCAAGTTTTTACCGGGCCTGGGAACAATCATGGGCTACGCGTCTGTTCCCGTCGCCGCAGGCGCCGTGACCTACGCAATGGGCAAAGTCTTCGTTCAACACTTTGAAGCAGGCGGAACCTTCTTAGACCTCAACCCTGACAAAGTGCGCGAGTACTTCAACAGCCAGTTGCAAGAAGGCGCTGGCATGGCGGAAGACGCCTCCAAAGGCGCCAAAAAAACCGCCGCTGCTTCGTAAATTAATTTAGCGGGAGCGAAAAATGAGTCACTTGATTATCTATATCAGTTTTTGTTTTTTGGTCGCGTTTTTTGGAAAGAAAAAACGCTTCGGCTTCTGGGGATATCTGATCGCCTCATTGATCTTCACCCCCATCGGCGGGATCTTAATGATGATTCCATCCGAGCCGAAGATCAAAGCCAAAGTCGAAGCAGAAGCTGACGCCAGTTAGACGCGTTTCGTTTTAAATTGTAACGAAAGAGCAACGGTTGAGGTTGTAAATCCAACCGCAACTGTTGCTCTTTTTTCGTTTTGGGTTGAGTATATTGTGCAGCCGCGTGGACCAATGCGGCCCGAATCGTTCATCGCGTCAATGTTCATCGTCTTTATTCTCAACCAGTGAATTGTTTGTGTGAAATGGATTTTTTTGATTTTCTCAAAAATGAGTCAGACGCCTTCCAAACCAACCTGCTTGTGGTGTTCGCCATATCAGGGCTGATTAACTTTTTAATCATTGTGGTCATCATCGCCTCCATCAGCACCGCCGACGGCAACACTCTGCAAAACCTGATTATTTTCGCCGTTTCGATTTTCGCCTTCGTCCGCACTCAAAAATATTCGATGGACCGCTCCACCAAAATCGTCGAAGGGGTCATCACCCAGATTCGCGCGCGCCTGGTCGATAAAATTCGGCGCTCGAATTTGTCTTCATTTGAAAACATCGGCGAAAGCCGCTTGATGAACCTGCTCACCCAGGAAACCTTGACCATCTCCGGCGCCGCCCGTTTGTTTTCGCGCTTGTGTTCAACCGCAACGCTGCTCATCGTCGGCTTTTTATTCATCGCTTACATTTCGCTGACCGCGCTGTTAATCACGCTGGGGCTGATCTTTTTTGGCGTCCTGGCTTACCGCGACAAAAAAAACAGCCATGAAAAAGATTTAAAAGAAGCAAGCGACAAAGAAAATTTATATTTTGAAAAAGTCAACCATTTGCTCGACGGTTTCAAAGAAGTCAAAGTGAATGACGACCGCAATGACGATTTATTCACCAATTACATTTGCAAGATCGGCGAAGAGACCGAAGCCCTCAAGGTTCGTTCGTCCGAACAACAAACCAAGACCATCATTTTCGCCCAAGTGTTTTGTTACTTATTAATGGGCTTCATGATTTTTGTTTTCCCCACCATCGTCGAAGTCGAACACTCGCAGCTGGTGCAGATCGTCTCGGTAATTTTATTTCTCACCACCGGCCCGCTGCAAGAAGCGGTCGGCGTGTTTCCCTTTGTGGAGCGCGCCAACGTCGCCGTACGCAACCTGCGCGACCTCGAGGCCGAACTCGAACACATCGAACTCGAAACCGTGCGCCCCACCGGACGCCGCAAACCCAAACCGTTTGAATCGCTGGTCTGTAAAGACGTGACGTACGAATACAACCACTCCCAATCCGAATCGCAGTTCCGCATCGGCCCGATTAATTTTGAACTCCACCGGGGCGAGATTGTGTTTATCATGGGCGGCAACGGCGCCGGAAAATCAACCTTTTTCAAAGTGCTGACCGGCTTATATTTTTGGAACCGGGGCGAGATAATGCACAACGGGCGCCGCGTCAACAAGCGCAACTTGTCCGCCTATCGCGCCTGCTTTTCGATCGTCTTTCAAGACATGCACCTGTTCGACCGCATGTACGGCGTTCGCAAGATCGACAACAACCGCGTGAACCACTTACTCGATATAATGAAACTCGACGACAAGACGTCGATTCTGGAAGACGGCTCAATCGAAAATCTGCAACTCTCAACCGGGCAGAAAAAACGCCTGGCGCTCATCATCGGCGACCTCGAAAACCGCGACATCTGCGTATTCGATGAATGGGCCGCCGACCAAGACCCGCAGTTCCGCAAATATTTTTATGAAACCTATTTGCCCGAACTCAAGAAGCGCGGAAAAACCATACTGGCAATCACACACGACGACAGGTACTATCATAAAGCCGACCGCATTTATAAAATGGAATACGGTCAACTCATTGATTATAAAGTCGAACCAAAACCGGGACAGAAAAAGCGCTAATGGAAGAAGCAACCAAACCGACCCCGAAAAAAGCAGGGCTGATCCGCCGCTTTGGCTATTGGATCGCGAGCAAACGATTTGGCATGGAGATTTTCTTATTGATCTGCGTGTTGCTGACGCTGTTTTTTGCGGACCGCATTTTCATAACCATTCAGTCGGGCGAGTTAGGCGTGCTCTACAAACGCTTCGGAGGCACCGTTGTCGACAAGCCGCCTCTGCAAGAAGGCCTGCATTTCGTTCTGCCCATCAATATCGTTTCGGTTTACGACGTTCGCGTCCAGCAGGAAGAACATGAATACCACGTCCTCAGCAAAGACGGCCTGCGCATCAGCATCAGCGTTTCGATTCGCTTTCATCCTCACCGCGACGAAAACCTGAACTTATTACACAAACAAATCGGCCCCGAATATTTGAAGAAAATCATTATTCCAGAAATCGAATCGGCGCTGCGTACCATCATCGGTAAATATGAACCGGCGGAACTGTATCAAGCCGATTACAGCCTGCTTGAATCGGCCATTAGCGAATCGTTGATGCAGCTGACCGAAAGTTTCGTTGTCCTCGACGACTTGCTCATCACTGAAATTGCGCTGCCGCCTTTGGTGCAAGACGCCATTCAAAACAAATTGATGGAACAACACAACGCCGAAAAATATAAATACTTATTGCAGCAGGCCGAAGAAGAGGCCAAGCGCAAAGTGATTCTCGCGACTGGCATCCGTGATTTTCAAGACATCGTCGGCGAAGGCATCTCCACCCAACTGCTGCAATGGCGCGGTATCGAAGCCACGCTAGAACTCGCCAAGTCGCCCAATTCAAAAATCGTCATCATCGGCAACTCGCGCGACGGGCTGCCGCTCATATTTAATGCGTCCGACGCGCCCACGTTAGAACAAAACGCGACCAACCTCGGCTCGCTTCCGTCCGCGTCTGCAGGCGCTGCAATGGACGCAACCGAAGTCGAAAAACTGACGTCCGCTTATTCCTCGGTCTTCCAAACGCCATTGAGCACATTTGAAAAAATGGGTTCGAGCGGCCTGAAATAGAAAGGAGCCGACGCTATGAATCCGCATCGCTCCAACCACCGCTACATGCGTTCCATCGCGATTGTCTGCATGGCTGTCTGCGTCGCCCTGGGGCTGTTCGCGAGCGCCCAAGCGCAAAAAAAAGTCGTGACTTTACACATCACCGCGTTTGAGGGCTACTCCAATACGATAGAGAAAACATTCAAAGCGTTAGTCAAAGAGAAATACGACGTCGATGTTAAAATTGAATTGCGCGTCGCCAACAACCCGGATGATATCTTTAACGACGCCAAATCGGGGCGGTCTGACCTACTGAGCATTTCCAGCAATCTATTTCTCAGCGACGTTTGGCCTCTCGTACATGAGAACCTCGTCCAGGCCTTGCCGACAGACCGAATCACAAACTACAACAAAATTTCTCCATTGATTTTCAAACAAAAATTCGTCAGCGTCGGCGATAAAATATATGGCATTCCCTTCGCCGCCGGTTCATACGCATTGGCCTACAACGCCGACCTGGTCGACGAGGCCCCCACCAGTTGGAACGTCTTGTGGAACGTCCGCAGCCAAAACCAATATTCTCTGACCTCCGATTATTCTGAATGCAACATCTACCTCACCGCGCTCGCGATGGGCATCGCCCCCGAAGACGTGTACGACCCTGATATTATTTTCCAGAAGGTGCCTCTCAACGAGTTTCGCTCCAAACTCAACGACCTGGCTAAAAACGCCCGGTCATTTTGGGAAAGCACCGCCAACGTCGAAGAAATGAGTACGCTGAAATTCACCACCACTTGGGGCTTTGCCGTGCAACAAGCTAACATGCAAGGCCAAAACTGGAAATTCGCCAAACCCAAAGAAGGGTTAACCGCCTACTTTGATTCATGGGCGATCTCCACCACCGTCCCCCCTGACTCCATCGAATACGACCTGTGCATCGAATGGATCAACCACTGCCATGAATCGCAAGTTCAAGTGAAAGCAGTGCGCGACTGGGGCATGACCCCTGTCATCACCGGCTTGAAAGACCAGTTCACGCCCGAAGAAATTGAATACTTCCACATTGAGAATGAAGAGTTTTGGAACGCGGTTTCATTTTGGGAAATTCTACGCCCGGTCAATTACCACACTACCAGCGCATTGTGGAAAGTCGCCATGTCGCTCAAAATGAACCCCGCGTCTAAATTTGTCTCGTTTCAAGACGAACAACAAGAGCGAATCGACTCGGGCGTGAACCGCTACATTCGCGGCAAAAAAATCGCCGCCGAAACGCGCCAAAACCGCGCCGCGCGCGCGGGCGCCAACCAGGAAATCATCACCTTCCCCAGCGACCGTCATTATGAATTAACGCTGTATTCACTCTCGAAGGGAATGACCAAAGCAGAGGTCATTCAAAAAGCCGTGGAAGAATATATCAAAAATAATCCCATCGAATAGTTCTTACTTCAATTCAAGATCAGCAACAACAAAGTCAAGAATATTTTTCTCCGCCGTGTTGATAAAAAAGTGATTGCCCTCAATCATACGCAAGTTCGTCGACTCGTTGCTCAGCTCGCTCCAGGCCGCTAAATTTTCTTTGGGGATGTCCTTGTCCTGCGTCCCGCCAAAGACGCTGAGCGGCATATCCAAGGGCGCTTCGGCTTGATGCGTATACGTTTCATAGAGCGTAAAATCCGCCCGCAATCGCGGCAACATAATGTCCATCAGTTCATCATTCGCGAGCACTTCCTCGGGCGTGCCTTCCAGATGGCGCAGCCCTTGTTTGAAGCCTTCGTCGTCCAGATGATAAATCGCCTCCCGCCGCATTGGCAACTGCGGAGCGCGATGCGCCGCGAGAAACAAACGCACCGGCGTCGCGCGGTTTGACCGCCTTAACTCACGCGTCAATTCATACGCAATCAACGCTCCCATGCTGTAGCCAAAAAACGCGAACGGCATATCCATCAGCGGAGCGAGTTGCTCGCTCAAAATTCTCGCCAGCGGCGCGACTTGCGAATAGGGCGGTTCCGACAAACGGTTCTCTCGGCCCGGCAATTGCACGGGACACACATGCACAGAGTCCGGCAGTTGTTCCGCCCAGGTACGGTAAACCGAAGCCCCGCCGCCCGCGAACGGAAAACAAAACAACCGCAGCGTCTGCTTTGAATTCACCGGCGCAGGCTGCACCCAGCGGCTTTGCTTAGAAACGGAATCCATTTAAAAAAACCTCTTTTAAATCCAATTATATGACTTGAGATATCTGCATTATAAACCCACCCCGCCCCGCTGCTCATGCCGGATTCCAAAATAGAACAACAGGCAGGCTTGGGGGCGCCTCTGGGAGCGCCTGTGCAACAAGGGCGGCAAGCCCGCACCGAAGCGAGCAGAGATGCACCCAAGCCTGATATAGATAAACGAAAATTCAAAATAGTCGGCTTTGCAGTTAATTACGAAACCCACCCCACCCCGCTGCTCATGCCAGGGTTCCCACACAGAACAACAGGCAGGCTTGGGGGCGCCTGTGCAACAAGGGCGAAAAGCCCGCACCGAAGCGAGCAGAGATGCACCCAAGCCTGACTGCGACAGGCATTCCGCATCCATGCAGCCGATAGAAACACAAGTGAATCTAGCGTAAATGGACAGGCCATTCTTCCACAGCCGTCTGCTTTAACTCAATTGTCGTCTTACGAACCAATGACCTTTGCCCAGATGAATTCAACAGTTGCACATAAACCGTATGCTCTCCATCTTCACCCGGCAATTGCCAGTTCGCGGTTTGCTTAAACGCGGTCCAATCCCCATCGAAAAATGGAGCGTTTGAAATACGCATCCGCAGCGACGAAGTAGGCGCACTGGTTTCAATGTTCAATTCCACATCACGGTCACTGGTGGTTACGTCGCCGCCATTGATGAAGACCGCGCTTAACGCAGGGCCTGTGGTTTCTTGCGGCGCGGCTTGCCAATCCAAGTCCATATCATCGTTGTCAGCAAACGCCGTCAACGACAGCGTATTTGATTCGCCTTCGAGCAATGGCACAGAACGTCCGTCTATCCACACCCCCGCGCACACGCCGGGGTCGTCGACGCCAGGGCCCGCAGCGCCCCACGACGCCTGGTCGAGCACCCACTCATGGCCCGGCGTTCCCCATTGCGAGGCGGGATAGAGCGCGAAAGTTTCTTGTTGACCGAGCGGTTCCTCCAACCCCAAATCATCCAGCCAAAACTCGACGGAATTTCCAGGGCGTAAAGTATCAGGCGGCAATTGCAACCAGCGGTCAGCCTGTGTTAGATACAAACAATAATCCGCCGTATCGAGAGCGTCCTCACGCAGGACCGACAGCGACAACCTCACTCGCTCTTGCGCGGGAGAGATCGCCGACACGTCAATTCGCGAGAGACACAATCCTGCGGCGAACGCCTGCTTCGCGAACGGCAGAATCTTGATATCGTCAATATAACCACGATAGGTTTGGTTGCCGTTCAAGCCGATCTGAATCGCGTTTCCATTGGGTTCCATCACAAAACGTCCAGCGCTTTCGACAGTGCGTTTGTTGTTGTGATACACGCAGACCAGTTCTCGATTCGAATCAAACGTCCCGGCGATGTGCACCCATTTTCGCGGCGACAGATTTGACTCGATTTCCTTCTCGCCATAATACGCCCGCGCGACAATATCAAACGGACGCGGCATAAAACACGGCTCCCACGGATGAGAATTAAACGGCCCATAGCCCAACATCAATTTATAATTGAATGTGTTGGCGTCGCCTTTGGTCAGAATAACCGGGTTGCTAACGGAGGCGGGTTCTGCGCGAATCCACGCCTCGACGGTAATTGCGCCGGAGAGATCAAGCGATTCGTTGTGCGGAATCGTGAGATAATCCGACTGCCCGGTAATATCAAGCGATTGTCCCAACCGCCCGGCGCCGCGTGTGGCCCCGCCGCGCAAAGTCCCTTCATTATTAAACACGCTCAGGTCCGCCGCCCGCGCTCCATCATCATTAAAATTCATCAACACCCGCGGCCTGAGATCGACCACTTGCAGGGTGAACGTCTGTTCGATGGCGCCTTTTTTTCCGTCGGCGCGAATGCTGATTTCAAACTCGCCGGCGGCGGGCGGCGTCCCGCTCAGCTCGCCCGTTTCAGGGTTCAACGTCAACCAATCCGGCGCTTCCACCAGCGAGACGTCTGGCTGTTGGCTGGTTTGATAATCGACCGCGACGATCCGGTAGAGATACGCTTGTCCGGCGTTGGCTTGATAGTTGGGCTTCGACAAAAACGCCAAACCCTGATCGCGGTTGATCCACTCCGACAAGTCGCCGATGCGCTGATTGACGTAAGTGCGTAAAAACGACACCGAACCGTTGCCCAGTTTCAGCGCGTCGCGCGCTTTGTCGATACGCTCGTTCATCACATCAGAACTGAACAGGTAGCTCAACAGGTTATCAATTTCGCGGTAATACTTCGCGCCAATGACAGGGTGGTTTAGCAACTTATTGATCGTCGGAAACTTGGTCGAACGGATATGGGTGTAATGTTTGCGGTAGTTCAGGACATTATGGTTTGAGTTATAAATGAACGAGCCGTTCAGGTCCCAGGCGAGAACAAAAAACTGTTCGCTGGACGGGTTGTTGTATAAGACATAGTTGTGTCCGTGATCGGTGTAGGGCGAGTCCCAATGCGCCACGCAAGCCGATACCGCCATCCAGCGCATAAAACTGTCTGTATTGATGACCGACTCAGCGCGCGCCAGATAGTCCGGCTCCCACGGTTCCGCTTCGTTTAACACTTTGCAGAAACGAATAATATCGCTGTAGTCGTCTTCTTCTTCATTGGTTTGTTTAAGATAACAGCCGCGATACAAATCGGGGTCGTCGCCCACATACCGCCAGGTGGCTTTGTTTTGCGGCGTCCCATCGAGGGTGGTTTTATAGAGATTGCCATCATCGTTGTTAAAGTACAAACGCTGGCGTAAGAACTGCGAATCGGGGTTCTCAATCGCCACCCGGTACGGCGTCCCGGCGCCGGGTTCTCCGTTGACGTGCAGCCGCACCAGTTCGGTTTCCATGTTTGGAAGCCCGGCTTCCTGATAGAGTTGAAAACTCAAATACTCGCGCAAGATTGTAGCGGAATCGGTTCCGTTAAAATTCAACCGGCGAATCCGGCCCCGATACAACTGGCTATGCGGAAAGCGGATTTTAAAGCGCCCGTTTCGAATGCGCGAGCGCCCGCGATGGCGCACATGCACGTTATAGTAAACCTCATCGCCGTCATAAAACGTCGCGGGGAAATAGTCATCGGTCTGGTAGCGGCTTAAAAATCGCTGATAGACATCCGGCAACATAACGAACCGCAAGACCGAAACCGTTTCGTTGTTCAACGCATTTTCCACCACGGTCAGATAGGGTTGTTCTTCGCCCTGTTCAGGTAACAGGGTCTCGTTGCCTTCGTCGTCTTCGGCTTGAATATAGAAACCCAAAATGCTGCCCAAACTGGCGCCGCGAAAACTTGCGCCATAGACGCCGTCGCCCGCCGCGCCGTCGCCGTGCGCGCCGTCGTCTAACATCTCGACGGGACGATAAGGCGAACCATCGCGCCCCCAATACAGGTTCACCTCGCCCAGCTCGCCGTCAGCGTCATACACCCGCGCAGTCACGGTTACATCTTCGCTAGGCAGTGGAACCTTCGGCGTGTGGTCAACCTCGTACACCAACGGCGCGAGGTCTTCGGTGTAGGCCGAATTTTCTTCGCCGGGCGTTCCGTTTTCTGTTGACGCAGCCCACGACGCAGCCAAAAAAGCCGGTAACGCTGGATTGCGCCGTTCGATTGATGTTCCCAGGCCGTCGGCGGATTCCGGCCAGGGCGCGCGGTCGGAATAATTGACCGCTTCGATCAAACCGCCCGAAGCGTCAAACAAGCGAACGCTATCGCCGGAGTTCGAAAAATTAAATCCAACGCCGCTCGCGTCCGGCCTAAAGCCATACTTCTCCTGGAACACATCTTCATCTTTGGCGATGACGAAATACGTGTCGCGCGAAAGCGAACTTCCAGACGGTACGATAAATTCGTGCGAGTCGAGTTCGTCCTTCAACGTCCATCGTGAAAGATCGACCGTCGAGTCGCCTGCGTTATACAGTTCGATATATTCGAGAGTGTTGTCAGGCCCATGATAGAAAATCTCATTAATGACAATGGCTGATTGCGCGGAATAAGTGAGTAGGCACAATAGTAGGCAGGACATTACGGTTCGCAACATGCAAGAAAACTCCCCTTCACAATGTAAGACGGCAAACAGACAGCCAATTAAATAGTAAGCGATATCAATGAATATATCACAGGATCATAGAAATAGTCATGTTGTCTATGAGAGCGAAAATTATTCGTTCGCCGGGACGGCGCCGATGCGGTCGCGAAACAAC
This sequence is a window from Candidatus Hinthialibacter antarcticus. Protein-coding genes within it:
- a CDS encoding CotH kinase family protein produces the protein MLRTVMSCLLLCLLTYSAQSAIVINEIFYHGPDNTLEYIELYNAGDSTVDLSRWTLKDELDSHEFIVPSGSSLSRDTYFVIAKDEDVFQEKYGFRPDASGVGFNFSNSGDSVRLFDASGGLIEAVNYSDRAPWPESADGLGTSIERRNPALPAFLAASWAASTENGTPGEENSAYTEDLAPLVYEVDHTPKVPLPSEDVTVTARVYDADGELGEVNLYWGRDGSPYRPVEMLDDGAHGDGAAGDGVYGASFRGASLGSILGFYIQAEDDEGNETLLPEQGEEQPYLTVVENALNNETVSVLRFVMLPDVYQRFLSRYQTDDYFPATFYDGDEVYYNVHVRHRGRSRIRNGRFKIRFPHSQLYRGRIRRLNFNGTDSATILREYLSFQLYQEAGLPNMETELVRLHVNGEPGAGTPYRVAIENPDSQFLRQRLYFNNDDGNLYKTTLDGTPQNKATWRYVGDDPDLYRGCYLKQTNEEEDDYSDIIRFCKVLNEAEPWEPDYLARAESVINTDSFMRWMAVSACVAHWDSPYTDHGHNYVLYNNPSSEQFFVLAWDLNGSFIYNSNHNVLNYRKHYTHIRSTKFPTINKLLNHPVIGAKYYREIDNLLSYLFSSDVMNERIDKARDALKLGNGSVSFLRTYVNQRIGDLSEWINRDQGLAFLSKPNYQANAGQAYLYRIVAVDYQTSQQPDVSLVEAPDWLTLNPETGELSGTPPAAGEFEISIRADGKKGAIEQTFTLQVVDLRPRVLMNFNDDGARAADLSVFNNEGTLRGGATRGAGRLGQSLDITGQSDYLTIPHNESLDLSGAITVEAWIRAEPASVSNPVILTKGDANTFNYKLMLGYGPFNSHPWEPCFMPRPFDIVARAYYGEKEIESNLSPRKWVHIAGTFDSNRELVCVYHNNKRTVESAGRFVMEPNGNAIQIGLNGNQTYRGYIDDIKILPFAKQAFAAGLCLSRIDVSAISPAQERVRLSLSVLREDALDTADYCLYLTQADRWLQLPPDTLRPGNSVEFWLDDLGLEEPLGQQETFALYPASQWGTPGHEWVLDQASWGAAGPGVDDPGVCAGVWIDGRSVPLLEGESNTLSLTAFADNDDMDLDWQAAPQETTGPALSAVFINGGDVTTSDRDVELNIETSAPTSSLRMRISNAPFFDGDWTAFKQTANWQLPGEDGEHTVYVQLLNSSGQRSLVRKTTIELKQTAVEEWPVHLR
- a CDS encoding alpha/beta fold hydrolase, producing MDSVSKQSRWVQPAPVNSKQTLRLFCFPFAGGGASVYRTWAEQLPDSVHVCPVQLPGRENRLSEPPYSQVAPLARILSEQLAPLMDMPFAFFGYSMGALIAYELTRELRRSNRATPVRLFLAAHRAPQLPMRREAIYHLDDEGFKQGLRHLEGTPEEVLANDELMDIMLPRLRADFTLYETYTHQAEAPLDMPLSVFGGTQDKDIPKENLAAWSELSNESTNLRMIEGNHFFINTAEKNILDFVVADLELK
- a CDS encoding extracellular solute-binding protein, yielding MNPHRSNHRYMRSIAIVCMAVCVALGLFASAQAQKKVVTLHITAFEGYSNTIEKTFKALVKEKYDVDVKIELRVANNPDDIFNDAKSGRSDLLSISSNLFLSDVWPLVHENLVQALPTDRITNYNKISPLIFKQKFVSVGDKIYGIPFAAGSYALAYNADLVDEAPTSWNVLWNVRSQNQYSLTSDYSECNIYLTALAMGIAPEDVYDPDIIFQKVPLNEFRSKLNDLAKNARSFWESTANVEEMSTLKFTTTWGFAVQQANMQGQNWKFAKPKEGLTAYFDSWAISTTVPPDSIEYDLCIEWINHCHESQVQVKAVRDWGMTPVITGLKDQFTPEEIEYFHIENEEFWNAVSFWEILRPVNYHTTSALWKVAMSLKMNPASKFVSFQDEQQERIDSGVNRYIRGKKIAAETRQNRAARAGANQEIITFPSDRHYELTLYSLSKGMTKAEVIQKAVEEYIKNNPIE